The Vreelandella piezotolerans genomic interval TATTCGATCAAATTCTTCTGGGCCCCGGTGGTAGACCGGCTCGCACTACCGCTACTGACCCGCGCCTTTGGGCAACGCCGGGGATGGATGTTGCTCGCCCAAGGGATGATTGCTGCTGGCCTCATCGGGCTAGCGGGGCTAGAGCCGGTAGGCAATCTGGGTTGGGTGGCCGCCTTTGCACTGCTGGTGGCATTTGGCTCCGCTACGCAGGACATTGCCATCGATGCCTATCGTATCGAATCCGCCGATGACGATGTGCAGGCAGCCATGGCATCGACCTACATCATCGGTTATCGCGGCGGACTGTTAGCAGCGGGCGCCGGGGCGCTCTACGTGGCCTCGGCGGTTTCGTGGCACGCGGCGTATCTGACCATGGCGGCGCTGGTGGGCATTGGCGTGATGACCGTGTTGATTCGCCCCGAACCCAAGCGGGCCTCGTTAAACGTGCAGCTCATCCATGAACCCAAAGTACGCGCCTTCATTCGTGCCAGCCGGGGGCAGCCTAAAACACTGCGACGTTTGGGGGCCTGGGCCATTGGCGCTATCGTTTGCCCGTTTACCGATTTCTTTCGTCGCTTCGGCGTGAAAGCGATCGCTCTTTTAATCTTCATTGCCGTGTTTCGTATCAGCGACTTGGCCATGGCCTCCATGGCCAATCCGCTCTATATCGACCTGGGCTTTTCGCTGGCGACCATTGCTAACGTCACCAATGTGTTTGGGATCGCCATGAGTATCACAGGGGGGATTTTGGGGGGACTGCTAGTCGCCCGGTACGGTATTGGAGCGCTGTTGATAGTGGGTGCGGGGCTGGTGATGATCACCAACCTATTGTTTGCAGTGCTCGCGCTGGTCGGTAACCAGCTACCCATGCTGGTGGTGACGATCATCGGCGATAATCTGGCCAACGGATTGGCAAGTGCCGTGTTTATCGCGTTCTTGTCGAGCTTGACCTCGCGCGCCTATACCGCCACACAATACGCGTTGTTTTCATCGCTAATGACACTACCGGGGAAATTCCTGAGCGGCTTTGGCGGCATCGTGGTGAGCGCTCAAGGCTATCCAACGTTTTTCGTCATCGCGACGCTGCT includes:
- a CDS encoding AmpG family muropeptide MFS transporter encodes the protein MPTPIPQRSWLAALGIYCKAPVITMLFLGFSAGLPFLLVFSTLSAWLRSDGVDVAAIGFFAWIGMLYSIKFFWAPVVDRLALPLLTRAFGQRRGWMLLAQGMIAAGLIGLAGLEPVGNLGWVAAFALLVAFGSATQDIAIDAYRIESADDDVQAAMASTYIIGYRGGLLAAGAGALYVASAVSWHAAYLTMAALVGIGVMTVLIRPEPKRASLNVQLIHEPKVRAFIRASRGQPKTLRRLGAWAIGAIVCPFTDFFRRFGVKAIALLIFIAVFRISDLAMASMANPLYIDLGFSLATIANVTNVFGIAMSITGGILGGLLVARYGIGALLIVGAGLVMITNLLFAVLALVGNQLPMLVVTIIGDNLANGLASAVFIAFLSSLTSRAYTATQYALFSSLMTLPGKFLSGFGGIVVSAQGYPTFFVIATLLGLPAIVLAIWISRDKQLVAAPTSGARD